A genomic window from Pantoea alhagi includes:
- the cgtA gene encoding Obg family GTPase CgtA: MKFVDEATILVVAGDGGNGCVSFRREKYIPKGGPDGGDGGDGGDVYLLADENLNTLIDYRFEKSFRAERGQNGQSRDCTGKRGKDIVIKVPVGTRVIDQGTGETLGDLTRHEQKLMVAKGGWHGLGNTRFKSSVNRTPRQKTMGTPGEKRDLQLELMLLADVGMLGLPNAGKSTFIRAVSAAKPKVADYPFTTLVPSLGVVRMDNEKSFVVADIPGLIEGAADGAGLGIRFLKHLERCRVLLHLIDLAPIDESDPVENARIILGELKKYSEKLYDKPRWLVFNKVDLLSKEEAETRAKAIVEALGWDEKYYLISAASQTGVNALCWDVMSFLIANPKEAEQEEKKPEKAEFMWDDYHREALEQAEEEVDEDWDDDWDEDDDEGVEIIYQH; this comes from the coding sequence ATGAAGTTTGTTGATGAAGCGACGATTCTGGTCGTTGCAGGTGACGGCGGTAATGGTTGCGTTAGCTTCCGCCGCGAAAAATATATTCCGAAAGGCGGCCCGGACGGCGGCGACGGCGGTGACGGCGGCGATGTCTATCTGCTGGCCGATGAAAACCTTAACACGCTGATCGATTATCGCTTTGAAAAATCTTTCCGCGCCGAGCGTGGACAGAACGGGCAGAGCCGTGACTGTACCGGCAAGCGTGGTAAAGATATCGTGATTAAAGTGCCGGTCGGCACGCGCGTTATCGATCAGGGTACCGGTGAAACGCTGGGCGACCTGACGCGCCATGAGCAAAAGCTGATGGTAGCAAAAGGCGGCTGGCACGGTCTGGGCAACACGCGCTTTAAATCTTCCGTTAACCGTACCCCGCGTCAGAAAACCATGGGTACGCCGGGTGAGAAGCGCGATCTGCAGCTGGAGCTGATGCTGCTGGCCGATGTTGGCATGCTGGGTCTGCCAAACGCCGGTAAATCAACCTTTATCCGCGCGGTGTCTGCCGCCAAGCCGAAAGTGGCTGATTATCCCTTTACCACGCTGGTGCCGAGCCTTGGCGTAGTGCGTATGGATAATGAAAAAAGCTTTGTGGTCGCCGATATTCCTGGCCTGATTGAAGGCGCTGCGGATGGCGCGGGCCTGGGCATTCGCTTCCTGAAGCATCTGGAACGCTGCCGCGTTCTGCTGCACCTGATCGATCTGGCGCCGATTGATGAATCCGATCCGGTAGAAAATGCGCGTATCATCCTCGGCGAGCTGAAGAAATACAGTGAAAAACTGTATGACAAGCCGCGCTGGCTGGTCTTCAACAAAGTGGATCTGCTGAGTAAAGAAGAAGCGGAAACGCGTGCGAAGGCCATTGTGGAAGCGCTTGGCTGGGATGAGAAATATTATCTTATCTCTGCCGCCAGTCAGACCGGCGTGAATGCGCTGTGCTGGGATGTGATGTCCTTCCTGATCGCCAATCCCAAAGAGGCGGAACAGGAAGAGAAGAAACCTGAGAAAGCTGAATTCATGTGGGACGATTACCACCGTGAAGCGCTGGAACAGGCAGAAGAAGAAGTGGATGAAGATTGGGATGATGACTGGGACGAAGATGACGACGAAGGTGTCGAAATCATCTATCAGCATTAA
- the pmrB gene encoding two-component system sensor histidine kinase PmrB produces MNSMRRRLLIMLALILLTCQLMSAIWLWHESREQIGFLVNETLTAKSRNQHVENEIREAIASLLLPSLVMVGFTLILSFWAISWVIRPLKALQNSLAERSADNLSPLPVYSEMEEIVAVTGAMNQLLARLNQTLQQERLFTADAAHELRTPLAGMRLHLELMAQQEIKQAPMLVARIDQLMHVIEQLLMLSRAGQALASGHYQTLSWQRDIFLPLQAEMSELLQQRQQTLKWAQQDMKVQGDAVLLRLMVRNLLENASRYSPEHSPITLQLQAQDNGSLLTIRDEGPGIDEKSAGELTQAFHRRDRRYGGSGLGLNIVLRVLQLHGGKMQLSNRQDRSGLEAQCWLPAILNQGSGQTSTSQYSG; encoded by the coding sequence ATGAACAGTATGCGTCGGCGTTTGTTAATTATGCTGGCGCTTATTTTGCTGACTTGTCAGCTAATGAGCGCCATTTGGTTATGGCATGAAAGCCGTGAACAGATCGGTTTCCTGGTAAACGAAACGCTGACGGCGAAATCACGTAATCAGCATGTTGAAAACGAGATCCGTGAGGCGATAGCCTCTCTTCTGCTTCCGTCGTTAGTAATGGTCGGCTTTACGCTGATTCTCTCTTTCTGGGCGATCAGCTGGGTTATTCGTCCACTCAAGGCCTTACAAAACAGTCTGGCTGAGCGCTCCGCCGATAATCTCTCGCCGTTGCCTGTCTATTCGGAGATGGAAGAAATCGTGGCGGTAACCGGAGCAATGAATCAGCTGCTTGCCCGCCTTAATCAAACGCTTCAGCAAGAAAGGTTATTTACGGCCGACGCGGCCCATGAGTTACGCACGCCGCTGGCAGGGATGCGCCTGCACCTTGAGCTGATGGCGCAGCAGGAGATCAAGCAGGCGCCTATGCTGGTGGCGCGTATCGATCAGCTAATGCACGTTATCGAGCAACTGCTGATGCTGTCGCGTGCCGGGCAGGCGCTGGCCAGCGGTCATTATCAAACGCTGAGCTGGCAGCGGGATATTTTTCTTCCCTTGCAGGCTGAAATGAGTGAGTTACTGCAACAGCGACAGCAGACGCTGAAGTGGGCGCAACAGGATATGAAAGTGCAGGGTGATGCAGTTTTATTGCGCCTGATGGTGCGTAACTTACTGGAAAACGCTTCCCGCTATAGTCCGGAGCACTCACCCATTACGCTGCAGCTACAGGCGCAAGATAATGGCAGCCTGCTGACGATTCGTGATGAAGGTCCCGGTATTGATGAAAAGAGCGCGGGAGAACTTACCCAGGCGTTTCATCGACGCGATCGGCGTTACGGCGGCAGCGGGCTGGGTTTAAATATTGTGCTGCGAGTTTTACAGCTCCACGGCGGGAAGATGCAGTTAAGCAATCGCCAGGATCGTTCAGGACTGGAAGCGCAATGCTGGTTGCCGGCTATCCTGAATCAGGGCAGCGGACAAACCAGCACAAGCCAGTATTCAGGTTAA